One Deinococcus psychrotolerans genomic window carries:
- a CDS encoding ABC transporter substrate-binding protein, whose amino-acid sequence MTAALVLAAGATRFVSAQASGPTDVVFWGSWSGEGEQQILTMVNAFNASQNKIRVKYVVQQDAVTKFLTASAAGNAPDVMIWDRFETALYAPKNVLAPINSYLTRDKIDPKRFYSEALRELSVGNNIYGLPLTVDARAVFYNKKLLKAAGVQPPKTWAELRAAAIKLTKRDANGKLLVSGFALDDVGLFSMWLKQAGGSMLTPDGKKTAFNSPAGLQVLEFWDTLLNKDKVYETGFGRGEGNAQDPFVTGKIAMGYNGPWNINAYKKYGKELDFGIVPPPAGPTGARGAVMGGFGLALTQASKNKDAGWEFMKWWLNNSANALTWGKTSNNIPGNLIAVNNAYFQKDAFWKPITDTLKFATIRPAVAGYPPMEGQALIPNIQLFLEGKQDAKTTLQKAQIAGDRILEDNASN is encoded by the coding sequence GTGACCGCAGCCCTAGTATTGGCGGCGGGAGCCACACGTTTCGTGAGCGCTCAAGCTTCCGGTCCGACCGACGTGGTGTTCTGGGGAAGTTGGTCAGGCGAGGGAGAGCAGCAGATCCTCACCATGGTCAACGCGTTCAATGCCTCGCAAAACAAGATCCGGGTGAAGTATGTGGTGCAGCAAGATGCAGTGACCAAGTTTCTCACGGCCTCAGCAGCGGGCAACGCCCCCGACGTCATGATCTGGGACCGCTTCGAAACTGCGCTGTACGCGCCCAAAAATGTCCTGGCACCTATCAACAGCTATCTAACACGTGACAAGATCGATCCCAAGCGGTTTTACAGCGAGGCCCTGCGAGAACTGAGCGTGGGCAACAACATTTACGGCCTCCCACTCACGGTGGACGCCCGAGCCGTGTTCTACAACAAGAAACTTTTGAAAGCGGCGGGCGTTCAACCTCCCAAAACATGGGCTGAATTGCGGGCCGCTGCCATCAAGCTCACCAAGCGCGACGCCAACGGGAAGCTGCTGGTCTCCGGCTTTGCCCTCGACGATGTTGGTCTTTTCAGCATGTGGCTCAAGCAAGCTGGCGGCAGCATGCTGACCCCCGACGGCAAGAAAACGGCCTTCAACAGTCCGGCAGGTCTACAGGTGCTCGAATTCTGGGACACCTTGCTGAACAAAGACAAGGTGTACGAAACGGGCTTTGGCCGGGGAGAAGGCAACGCCCAGGATCCATTTGTGACCGGCAAAATCGCGATGGGCTACAACGGACCCTGGAACATCAATGCCTACAAAAAATACGGCAAGGAGCTGGATTTCGGCATTGTGCCGCCGCCCGCCGGACCCACCGGGGCGCGGGGCGCAGTGATGGGAGGCTTTGGCCTGGCGCTTACCCAGGCCTCCAAGAACAAAGATGCGGGCTGGGAATTCATGAAGTGGTGGCTGAACAACTCGGCCAATGCGCTGACCTGGGGCAAGACCAGTAACAACATTCCTGGCAACCTCATTGCCGTCAACAATGCCTACTTTCAAAAAGACGCTTTCTGGAAACCCATCACGGACACACTGAAATTCGCTACCATCCGGCCTGCCGTTGCCGGGTATCCGCCGATGGAAGGTCAGGCTTTGATTCCCAACATCCAGTTGTTTCTCGAAGGCAAACAGGACGCGAAGACGACGCTGCAAAAAGCCCAGATTGCTGGAGACCGGATTCTGGAGGACAACGCCAGCAACTAG
- a CDS encoding PadR family transcriptional regulator encodes MLKGVLEGCVLEIISRGETYGYEIASSLRTLGFADVVEGTVYTILLRLEKNKLVTIEKRPSTIGPPRRFYSLNEAGQAELAAFWAKWAFLSLKINELKENHDGKLPEENSRRQEGMEGHGGAR; translated from the coding sequence ATGTTGAAAGGCGTCCTCGAGGGCTGTGTGCTTGAGATTATCAGCCGTGGTGAAACCTACGGCTACGAAATCGCCTCTTCTCTGCGAACACTCGGCTTCGCAGATGTGGTGGAAGGCACCGTCTACACCATTTTGCTGCGGCTCGAAAAGAACAAGCTCGTCACCATTGAGAAAAGGCCATCCACCATCGGTCCGCCCAGACGGTTCTACTCGCTGAACGAGGCGGGACAGGCCGAACTCGCGGCGTTCTGGGCGAAATGGGCGTTTCTCTCCCTCAAGATCAACGAACTCAAGGAGAACCATGATGGAAAACTTCCTGAAGAGAATTCTCGGAGACAAGAAGGAATGGAAGGGCATGGAGGCGCGCGCTGA
- a CDS encoding helix-turn-helix transcriptional regulator, translating to MTFRLGVFLPSLPPTHLLDRHATLSTTGESFWLHDRALPIPGAGDADAFVERLVRLGLLRSEPIVESLLSNELIERSATVRTLQRRFLKATGLSQRAVLSIERAREAVARLQLGSSIPDVVHDLGYTDQPHLTRTLRHLTGRTPARIVREVWAHSPLSVRELES from the coding sequence ATCACCTTCCGTCTGGGCGTCTTCCTCCCCTCGCTGCCTCCCACACATCTGCTGGATCGGCACGCCACTCTGTCCACCACGGGGGAGTCGTTCTGGCTGCATGACAGAGCGCTTCCCATTCCAGGTGCAGGGGACGCCGACGCCTTTGTCGAACGTCTGGTCCGCCTGGGACTCCTGCGCTCTGAACCCATCGTCGAATCTCTCCTGAGCAACGAACTGATTGAGCGCTCAGCCACCGTCCGCACCTTACAACGCCGTTTTTTAAAAGCCACCGGGCTTTCTCAGCGTGCAGTCCTCTCCATTGAGCGGGCGCGGGAGGCGGTGGCGCGGCTTCAACTGGGCAGCTCCATTCCGGATGTCGTTCACGATCTGGGGTACACTGACCAGCCGCACCTGACTAGGACGCTCCGGCACCTGACGGGCCGCACCCCCGCACGCATCGTTCGCGAGGTCTGGGCGCACTCACCCCTTAGCGTCCGGGAACTGGAGTCGTAA
- a CDS encoding Ada metal-binding domain-containing protein — MSDPASPSPYDQRWQLVLGREATHDGQFVYAVQTTGIYCRPSCTSRRPKRSNVEFFETGVSARAAGFRPCRRCLPDEVDARKQAVAQVQHLL; from the coding sequence GTGTCAGATCCTGCATCCCCATCTCCTTACGATCAGCGGTGGCAGCTCGTCCTGGGCCGTGAGGCCACCCACGACGGCCAGTTCGTGTACGCCGTCCAGACCACCGGCATTTACTGCCGTCCGTCGTGTACTTCCCGGCGTCCAAAGCGCAGCAACGTCGAGTTCTTCGAGACGGGTGTTTCGGCCCGCGCGGCAGGATTTCGGCCCTGCCGACGGTGTCTTCCGGATGAGGTGGACGCCCGGAAGCAGGCCGTCGCCCAGGTACAACATCTACTTTGA
- a CDS encoding glycoside hydrolase family 76 protein, translated as MQDFLKAYWDADQGYFLAWNRSAPFARPSGSGPVGGKYTDFWWEAQLWDLVLDAAEREPGNTMYRSLIDDVYTGFVRAYPDWRNDFNDDLGWWAQASMRAYRLTGNPRYLQQAATLFDSIWPYWTDASGGGVLWRRSGSNQKNVATNGPLVVTAVRLYQATGEQHYLMRAQQLYAFVDSHLTDGQARVYDNIENGELRRWDFTYNVGNFVLAALALREVSLDPTERAKLLQRATDSTDWALDNLTNAGIFLNEGTGDGGGFKGVLLRALHTLSQTPGLDAAVQERYRQSLRDQATQVWNQRRAADGLIGPDWSAPHEGDVIESLAAGTGVAALQLASPSLPARIVVGDGRYEAENSVLEGVKSSAVADGFSGRGYVNTFFQSGQFVEFHVNVPQARRYLLKLRYSAGGGEARRTLTVNGASRKLTLPPTPDWATWRDLDIAIELPAGSSRIRISFDGEMNSRGWLNLDRLTLGDLK; from the coding sequence ATGCAGGATTTCTTGAAGGCGTACTGGGACGCTGACCAAGGTTACTTTCTGGCCTGGAACCGCAGCGCTCCGTTTGCCAGGCCCAGCGGCAGCGGCCCAGTAGGCGGTAAATACACCGACTTCTGGTGGGAAGCTCAACTGTGGGATCTGGTGCTGGACGCCGCTGAGCGGGAACCGGGGAATACGATGTATCGCAGTCTGATTGACGACGTCTACACCGGCTTCGTGAGGGCCTACCCAGACTGGCGCAATGATTTCAACGATGACCTCGGTTGGTGGGCGCAGGCTTCCATGCGCGCCTACCGTTTAACAGGCAATCCCCGCTATCTCCAGCAGGCTGCCACCCTCTTCGATTCGATCTGGCCGTACTGGACGGACGCTTCGGGGGGTGGTGTTCTCTGGCGGCGCAGCGGCAGCAATCAGAAAAACGTGGCTACCAACGGACCGTTGGTCGTCACGGCAGTGCGCTTGTATCAGGCCACAGGCGAACAGCATTATTTGATGCGGGCGCAGCAACTCTACGCTTTTGTGGACAGCCACTTGACGGACGGTCAGGCGCGTGTCTACGACAATATCGAAAACGGAGAGCTACGGCGCTGGGATTTCACCTATAACGTTGGCAACTTCGTGCTGGCGGCCCTGGCCTTGAGGGAAGTCAGTCTCGACCCGACAGAGCGGGCCAAATTGCTCCAGAGGGCCACCGACTCTACCGATTGGGCACTGGACAACCTGACCAATGCAGGTATTTTTTTAAACGAGGGCACTGGAGATGGTGGCGGCTTCAAGGGCGTCTTGTTGCGTGCGCTACACACGCTCTCCCAGACGCCGGGACTGGACGCCGCCGTCCAGGAACGTTACCGCCAGAGTCTACGGGATCAAGCGACCCAGGTCTGGAACCAGCGCCGAGCTGCCGACGGACTGATCGGCCCAGACTGGTCAGCGCCGCACGAAGGCGATGTGATCGAGAGTTTGGCCGCTGGCACTGGGGTGGCAGCCCTTCAACTCGCCTCACCGTCCCTGCCCGCCCGAATCGTGGTTGGTGATGGACGCTACGAGGCAGAAAACAGCGTTCTCGAGGGCGTGAAGTCCAGCGCTGTGGCTGATGGGTTTTCGGGGCGCGGCTACGTCAACACCTTCTTTCAAAGTGGGCAGTTCGTGGAATTTCACGTGAACGTCCCGCAGGCACGCCGCTATCTCCTCAAGCTGCGCTATAGCGCAGGCGGCGGCGAGGCGAGGCGGACGTTGACGGTCAACGGCGCGTCCCGAAAGCTGACCCTTCCTCCCACTCCCGACTGGGCTACCTGGCGTGACTTGGACATCGCGATCGAGCTGCCTGCTGGCTCCAGCCGAATCCGGATCTCGTTTGACGGCGAAATGAACAGCCGGGGATGGCTGAACCTGGATCGTCTGACGCTTGGAGATTTGAAATGA
- a CDS encoding thiamine biosynthesis protein ThiF → MYLTLACSLNWMAVPQRFASVHGKETWDIVISCVDTRAARSSLHRAAFSKGFHLWKYWLDCGNDLKSGQVILGTPRRAGSELKRGLLCATQLHPELMDTTMPEDDTPSCSAIEALSKQALFVGWMVATHALDLLWQLLRHGELSHHARYFDLAGARLSSRKC, encoded by the coding sequence GTGTATCTCACCCTGGCGTGCAGCCTCAACTGGATGGCCGTCCCACAGCGCTTCGCAAGCGTTCACGGCAAAGAGACATGGGACATCGTGATCAGTTGCGTCGACACGAGGGCTGCACGATCAAGTTTGCACCGCGCGGCGTTCTCAAAGGGCTTTCACCTGTGGAAATACTGGCTGGATTGCGGCAACGACTTGAAAAGCGGCCAGGTCATCCTCGGCACGCCCCGGCGGGCGGGGAGCGAACTCAAACGCGGCCTGCTGTGCGCGACCCAATTGCATCCGGAACTGATGGACACCACGATGCCGGAGGATGACACGCCGAGCTGCTCAGCGATTGAGGCACTGAGTAAGCAGGCTCTGTTCGTGGGATGGATGGTGGCGACGCACGCGCTGGATCTGCTATGGCAACTCTTGCGACATGGCGAACTGAGTCATCACGCCCGGTACTTCGATCTCGCAGGCGCGAGGCTCTCCTCCCGCAAATGCTGA
- a CDS encoding ABC transporter ATP-binding protein, with product MTNIAIQTNGLKKAFKETRVLNGVDLEVRRGEIFALLGSNGAGKTTVVNILSTLLNPDSGTASVCGFDTQRQPERVREVISLTGQFAAVDGILTGRENLVFIARLRAVPDPAQVADRLLGQFGLKGAAEKRADTYSGGMTRRLDIAMSLIGTPAVIFLDEPTTGLDPEGRLEVWTTIKTLAQGGTTILLTTQYLDEAEQLADRIAILHEGRIIAGGTFSELKRLFPPAKVEYIEKQPTLEEIFLAIVGNKDVSNKKLEVAR from the coding sequence ATGACCAACATTGCTATACAGACGAACGGCCTGAAGAAGGCTTTCAAAGAAACACGCGTCCTGAACGGTGTCGATCTCGAAGTGCGGCGCGGCGAGATCTTTGCCCTGCTCGGCTCGAACGGCGCGGGCAAGACCACGGTAGTCAACATCCTCTCAACGCTGCTCAACCCCGACAGCGGCACGGCCAGCGTCTGCGGCTTCGACACGCAGCGCCAGCCGGAGCGCGTGCGCGAGGTGATCAGCCTGACCGGGCAGTTTGCCGCTGTAGACGGCATTCTGACGGGGCGGGAGAATCTGGTGTTCATCGCCAGACTGCGGGCCGTGCCCGACCCGGCCCAGGTGGCCGACCGACTACTTGGGCAGTTCGGGTTGAAGGGTGCGGCGGAGAAGCGGGCAGACACCTATTCCGGCGGCATGACCCGCAGGCTCGATATCGCCATGAGCCTGATCGGCACACCTGCTGTCATCTTCCTCGACGAGCCGACCACCGGCCTTGACCCGGAAGGACGGCTCGAAGTCTGGACCACCATCAAGACGCTCGCCCAAGGCGGCACGACGATTCTGTTGACCACGCAATACCTCGACGAGGCCGAACAGCTCGCGGACCGAATTGCGATCCTGCACGAAGGGAGAATTATCGCGGGCGGCACTTTCAGCGAACTCAAACGGCTTTTCCCGCCTGCAAAAGTCGAGTACATCGAAAAACAACCGACGCTGGAGGAGATTTTTCTGGCCATCGTCGGCAACAAAGACGTTAGTAACAAAAAACTGGAGGTCGCAAGGTGA
- a CDS encoding ABC transporter permease, whose protein sequence is MTTLRDTGILVGRSMRHIQRSPDTIITVAIMPIMIMLLFVYVYGGAIKTSTGTGNYVNYMLPGILLIAVASGVAYTAYRIFLDMQKGIVARLHSMPVSRSAVLWGHVLTSLVSNAVSLVVIVLVALVMGFRSSADLGAWLAAAGILALFTLALTWLAVIAGLTAKSIEGASAFSYPLIFLPLISSAFVPTDTMPTLVRAFAEHQPVTAIVNTLRALLGGQPVGSSIWTALAWCTGITVLAYVFAMRAYKRVP, encoded by the coding sequence GTGACTACATTACGAGACACGGGCATCCTGGTCGGACGCTCCATGCGCCACATCCAGCGCAGCCCGGACACTATCATCACGGTTGCCATCATGCCGATCATGATCATGCTGCTGTTCGTCTATGTGTACGGTGGCGCGATCAAGACCAGCACCGGCACTGGCAACTACGTGAACTACATGCTGCCCGGTATCCTGCTGATCGCGGTCGCCAGCGGCGTCGCTTACACCGCCTACCGGATCTTCCTCGACATGCAGAAGGGAATCGTCGCCCGGCTCCACTCGATGCCGGTTTCACGCTCAGCGGTGCTGTGGGGGCATGTGCTGACTTCGCTGGTGTCCAACGCGGTCTCACTGGTCGTCATCGTTCTGGTGGCCCTGGTCATGGGCTTCCGGTCCAGCGCAGACCTGGGCGCCTGGCTCGCGGCGGCAGGCATCCTCGCGCTGTTCACCCTGGCCCTGACCTGGCTGGCGGTGATTGCCGGACTGACGGCGAAGTCCATCGAAGGTGCCTCTGCATTCTCCTACCCGCTGATTTTCCTGCCGCTCATCAGCTCGGCGTTCGTCCCAACCGACACTATGCCCACCCTGGTCCGCGCCTTCGCGGAACACCAGCCGGTCACCGCCATCGTCAATACGCTCCGTGCCCTCCTGGGCGGCCAGCCGGTGGGGAGTAGCATCTGGACTGCGCTCGCCTGGTGCACAGGAATAACCGTCCTCGCGTACGTCTTTGCCATGAGAGCCTACAAACGGGTCCCGTAA
- a CDS encoding dihydrofolate reductase family protein produces MRRIVAVEYLSLDGIMSNPMWTAPYFSEELGTLQDTWITGSDSLLLGRVTYEGMSTAWIANTDGSTFTERINALPKHVATRTLTDLAWNATPLSHDIVEEVRALKQGEGANVLIYGSGELVRSLLEHHLIDEFHLIVCPVVVGEGRRLFSEDSRAALHLASTHATTTGVIVLSYRTEQPSNPDK; encoded by the coding sequence ATGCGTAGGATTGTCGCGGTGGAGTATTTGAGTCTGGACGGCATCATGAGCAACCCCATGTGGACGGCTCCCTATTTCAGCGAGGAGCTTGGCACACTGCAAGACACGTGGATCACCGGGAGCGACTCGCTCCTGCTCGGACGGGTGACGTACGAGGGCATGTCGACGGCGTGGATAGCGAACACCGACGGCAGTACGTTTACTGAGCGCATCAACGCCTTGCCCAAGCACGTCGCCACCCGCACACTGACCGACCTCGCGTGGAACGCAACGCCCCTCTCACACGATATTGTCGAGGAAGTCCGAGCACTCAAGCAGGGCGAAGGCGCAAACGTTTTGATCTACGGCAGCGGCGAACTGGTGCGCTCATTGCTGGAGCACCACTTGATCGACGAGTTTCATCTGATCGTCTGTCCGGTTGTGGTGGGTGAGGGGCGTCGGCTGTTCTCGGAAGACAGCCGGGCCGCGTTGCACTTGGCCAGCACCCACGCGACCACCACCGGAGTGATAGTGCTAAGTTACCGAACCGAACAGCCCAGCAATCCAGATAAATGA
- a CDS encoding DUF1048 domain-containing protein translates to MEARAEVLPGDYRIVYGEMQKYMWRLTGGDGLDIVAILKDLLGLFETGAADGKRALEVTGEDVAAFCDELLRNANTYTENWREALNRDVMNKLQSEEKKK, encoded by the coding sequence ATGGAGGCGCGCGCTGAGGTGTTGCCCGGCGACTACCGGATCGTGTACGGCGAGATGCAGAAATACATGTGGAGGCTCACGGGCGGCGACGGTCTGGATATCGTGGCGATTCTGAAAGACCTGCTTGGACTGTTTGAAACCGGCGCGGCAGACGGCAAACGCGCACTGGAAGTCACCGGCGAGGATGTGGCCGCGTTCTGCGACGAACTCCTGCGAAACGCCAATACCTACACCGAGAACTGGCGTGAGGCGCTGAACCGCGATGTGATGAACAAGCTTCAAAGCGAGGAGAAGAAGAAATGA